In the genome of Methylococcus sp. EFPC2, the window CGACCGGCGTGGACTACGTCAAGATCGGTTTCTTCCCCGGCGGAGACTGGTCCGGCGTTATCCAGGCCCTCACACCGCAGGCCCGGCAGGGGAAGCGTCTGATCGCCGTGCTGTTCGGCGACGACCGGCCCGAGCTCCGCTGGGTCGGCGAATTGGCCAAGGCCGGCTTCACCGGCACGATGCTCGATACCCGCGACAAGACGGGCGGCTCGCTCACCCGCCGCTGCCCGCCGGATTATCTGGAAGAATTCGCCGCCACCGCCCGCGAACTGGGTCTGCTGTGCGGCCTGGCCGGTTCGCTGCGACGCGCAGACATCGAGGTGCTCCTGCCCCTGCAGCCCGACTACCTGGGATTCCGAGGCGCACTGTGCCGCCGGCATGATCGCACCGACGCACTGGACCCTGCGGCCCTGGAGGAATTGCGGGTTCTCATCGCTCATGCGGAGGTTCCGCTCTGATGCAGCGATGCGTTTGGCTTGATCGACGGGCCATCCCGCAGGCGCTGGCGCAACCCGTTGCGGATGCGGTGCTGGCACGACCTCCGCTTTAGTAGGAAACTACATTCCCAAGCGCCCGTTCCTCGACCTCGG includes:
- a CDS encoding (5-formylfuran-3-yl)methyl phosphate synthase; amino-acid sequence: MSGLLASVKNLAEARLVLEAGADIVDLKNPAQGALGALPLDEVRAIVRELGGQRPLSATVGDLPMQPETVEQAVRDMAATGVDYVKIGFFPGGDWSGVIQALTPQARQGKRLIAVLFGDDRPELRWVGELAKAGFTGTMLDTRDKTGGSLTRRCPPDYLEEFAATARELGLLCGLAGSLRRADIEVLLPLQPDYLGFRGALCRRHDRTDALDPAALEELRVLIAHAEVPL